In the genome of Pseudomonas sp. B33.4, the window CGCAGCGGAGTTTTGCACTGCGATAGCCGCGCCCGGGATCTACGTGTATCCGGCACCTTTCGGCTCGATTCCACCGATGCCGTGCTGGCCAATCTTCAGGCGTCGCTGCCGATCAACGTACGCTATTTCACCCGCTACTGGGTCTCGATCAGCCACAACGCTTGAATGAAATTTCAACTAGGCAAAATAAATCGACAACAGGGTTATCTTTTTCTGACCTGACCCGGCCCTACAGGTAATCGCGATAAACGCGGCTCTTTTGCCACCTTCAGGGCTTATCCAAACATGCGTCTTCCCACGTTTCGCCAGCGTTTTTCCTACCACTGCATTGCTTACAGCCTACTGATGACCAGTGCCGCGTCCTGCCTGGTGATTAGCCATAACGCCGTCGCTGCATCGGTAGTCCAGCGTTATGCCATCGCCGCCGGCCCGCTGGACAATGCTTTGAGCCAGTTCGCCTCGGCCTCCAACGTGATTCTGTCGTTCTCACCGCAACAGACCGGCCGCATGCGCAGCGCCGGGCTGAACGGTAGCTTCACCGTCGATCAGGGATTCGCCGAACTGCTGCAAGGCTCGGGTTTGCAAGCCGTACCGCAGGCGCCGGGCAGCTATATTCTGCAGGCGCTGCCGAACGGCGATTCATTGGAGCTGGCCCCGACCAACATCAACGGCCAGTTGGCCAACCCGATGAATCTGGATTACGCGGCTGACGTCGGCTACAAGGCACAGAACAGTCGGATTGGTACCAAAACCAGTACCCCGTTGTCGGAAACGCCGCGCTCGGTATCCGTCGTAACCGCCCAGCGCATGAAAGATCAGAAATCTCAGACACTCACCGAGGTACTCGGCTACGTGCCGGGGATCTTTGCCCCACCGTTCGCCGCCGGCGACAGCCTGGCGGGGGATCTGTTCTACATTCGTGGTTTCAACGCCACCGATTACGGCTACGGTCTGTTGCGCGATGGACTACGCGTACAAGGCAATCGTTATGACACCAGCACCGAGCCTTATGGACTTGAACGGGTAGAGGTTTTCCGCGGCCCGTCTTCTCTTCTTTACGGGGAAAACGCCCCCGGCGGTCTGGTCAATCTGGTGAGCAAACGCCCGACCGCCGCACCACAAGGCGAAGTGCAATTAGGTTATGGATCGAACAATCGCCGGCAGATCGGCGTTGATGTCTCCGGCCCGCTCAATGACAGCGGCAACGTGCTCGGGCGCGTAGTGATGCTCGGGCGCAAGTCCGACACCCAGACCGACCACGTACCGGATGACCGAATCTACATCGCGCCATCGCTGACCCTGAATTTCGATGATTACAACACGCTGACCCTGCTGGCCAACTACCAGAAGGATCACACCAACATGGAACTTGGCCTACCGGCCGCCGGGACTTTGCTGACCAACCCCAACGGCAAGTTATCCAAAGGCTCCATGCTCGGCGACCCGGACTGGAACACTTTCGAACGGGAAACCTGGAGCACCGGTTACGAGTTCAGCCACTCGTTCAACGACGACTGGCAGTTCCGCCAGAACTCGCGCTACATGCAGTCGCGCATTACCCGTCACGAAACCTGGCCGGGCAACCTCAACAACGCCGGGTTCGGTACGCGTTTGAACATGACCGCCTACGATCGCTTCAACAAATCGATGGTGTACTCGCTGGATAACCAACTGGAAGGCAAATTCCAGGTCGGCGGTCTGGAGAATACCGTGCTGTTCGGCGCCAGCTACGATCGCACTTCCTTCAATCAGGACTGGAACGCTGGCATCGTCGGGCCGATCGATGTGTATAACCCGGTGTACCTGCGCGACCCGACCACGCCGATTGCGGTGCAAAACACCTTGCTGGAACAGCAGATGAAAGGGGTTTATGCACAGATCCAGAGCAAGTATGACCACTGGCTGTTCCTCCTAGGTGGCCGTCAGGATTGGGTCGACAGTGATTTTCGCGACAAGGTCGCTCAGTCGAGCGACATCAGCTCCGAGGATAAGAAATTCACCTATCAGGGCGGCGTGATGTACCAGTTCGACAACGGCATGACGCCGTATGTCAGCTATTCCACTTCGTTCGTGCCGGTGCAGCAGATTTCCAATGCCGGCGCGCCACTCGACCCAATCACCAGCAGCCAATACGAAGTGGGTCTGAAGTACGAACCGATCGGCTGGGACACTGCCTTTACTGCGTCGGTGTATGACCTGCGCAAAAAAGACGACACCTACTTCGACGCCACCACGTCGAGCTATCGCCAAGTGGGCGAAAGCCGCTCCAAGGGTGTGGAACTGGAGCTAAACAGCAACCTGACCCAGAACCTCAACGTGACTGCGGCTTACACCTACACCGACGCGCGAATCACCAAGGATGCCGCGACGTCATTGGTCAAAGGCCATCAAATGACCGGCGTGCCGCGTAATCAGGCTTCGGTCTGGGGGAAATACCGCTTCCTTGATGGCGACTTGAAAGGCCTGTACGTGGGAGGTGGTGTGCGTTACTTCGACAGTGCCTTCGCTTACACCTCGCCTTCTCTCTACGGCAAGCTGGATGCCGGCGACGTCACCTTGGTGGATGCAGCCATCGGTTATCAGATCGATACGCACTGGAGCGTCGACCTGAATGCGAAGAATCTGTTCGACAAGGAATATGTGTCGGGATGCAACGATGCCGGCCGCTGTTACTGGGGAGAAGATCGCACCTTGCTGGGTACGGTGTCTTACAACTGGTAAAACGAAAGAGGGGCTGTGGATAAATTCTCCACGCCCCTTTTTCATTTGCCGATGCAGAAGCTGGAAAAGATTCTTCCCAGCAGATCATCAGAGCTGAAAGCCCCGGTGATTTCACCGAGAGAATGCTGGGCCTGACGCAGATCTTCGGCCAGTAACTCCCCAGCGCCAGCCAAGGTCAGCTGTGCGCGGCCGTGTTCCAGCGCTGCACTGGCGTGGCGCAATGCCTCCAGATGGCGGCGCCGTGCGCTGAAGCTGCTTTCCGACGTCTGCTCGTAACCCATGCAGGCTTTGAGATGATCGCGCAACAGATCCAGACCTTCACCGGCCGACTTGGCGCTTAGACTGATCGTCACGTGCCCGTCTTCACTGGTTTCCAGAACAATGGCTTCGCCAGTCAGATCGGCCTTGTTGCGGATCAAGGTGACTTTCGCCGGATCCGGCCGGGTTTCGAGGAATTCAGGCCAGAGGGCAAACGGATCCAGCGCTTCCGGAGCGGTCGCATCGACTACCAGCAACACCCGATCCGCTTCACCAATGGCTTTCAATGCCCGTTCAACCCCGATCTTTTCCACCTGATCATCGGTATCGCGCAGACCAGCAGTATCGACAACGTGCAGCGGCATGCCATCGATGTGGATATGTTCGCGCAGAATATCGCGGGTGGTGCCGGCAATCTCGGTGACGATCGCCGCTTCGCGACCAGCCAACGCATTCAAGAGGCTGGACTTGCCAGCATTCGGACGACCGGCAATCACCACCGTCATACCATCGCGGAGCAAGGCACCCTGCCCGGCCTCACGCAGTACTGTGGATAATTCATCACGGACTTTGTCGAGCATGCTCAGCACGTGGCCATCGGCGAGGAAGTCGATTTCTTCTTCCGGGAAGTCGATGGCGGCTTCGACGTAGATGCGCAGGCCGATCAGTTGTTCGGTCAAGTTATGCACACGCTGGGAAAACGCACCTTGCAAGGAACGCAGGGCATTGCGCGCCGCCTGTGCAGAACTGGCTTCGATCAGATCGGCAATCGCCTCGGCCTGGGCCAGGTCGAGTTTGTCATTGAGGAAGGCGCGTTCACTGAACTCACCCGGACGGGCCAAGCGGCAACCCAATTCCAGGCAACGCTTGAGCAACATATCCAGAACGATCGGGCCACCGTGGCCCTGCAATTCCAGAACGTCTTCGCCGGTGAACGAGTTTGGCCCCGGGAAATACAGCGCCAGACCTTCATCGAGCACTTGCTGGTCATCGCTGAAAAACGCGCCGTAATGGGCGTAACGCGGTTTCAGTTCGCGGCCGCTGATGGCTTTCGCCGCAACACTGGCCAACGGCCCGGAAATACGGACGATGCCCACACCACCACGACCTTGAGCGGTGGCGACAGCGGCGATGGTTTCACGAGGTACGCTCATTAACCGGAATCCAGACAAAAATGACAGATAGCAAAACGCCCCACTAGGGGGCGTTTTGAGTGGTTATCCACAGTGTAAATCAAGCGGCTGCTTTGGTAGCCCGTTCGATCTTACGCGTGATGTACCACTGTTGGGTGATGGACAGGCAGTTGTTCACAACCCAGTACAGCACCAGACCTGCAGGGAACCACAGGAAGAAGAAGGTGAAGATGATTGGCATCATTTTCATGACCTTCGCCTGCATCGGATCCGGCGGAGTCGGGTTCAGCTGCTGCTGGATGAACATGGTTGCGCCCATGATGATCGGCAGAATGAAGAACGGATCCTTGATCGACAGGTCAGTGATCCACAGCATGAACGGCGCCTGGCGCATTTCCACGCTTTCCAGCAGAACCCAGTACAGCGAGAGGAAAACCGGCATCTGCACGAGGATCGGCAAGCAACCACCCAGCGGATTGATCTTCTCTTTCTTGTACAGCTCCATCATGGCTTGCGACATTTTCTGCCGGTCATCGCCATGTTGCTCTTTCAGCGCAGCCAATTTCGGCGCAACGGCACGCATACGCGCCATCGATTTGTAGCTGGCAGCCGACAGAGGGAAGAAAAGACCCTTGATCAGCATGGTCAGGAAGATGATCGACCAGCCCCAGTTACCAACGATCGCGTGGATGTGTTGCAGCAGCCAGAAGATTGGCTGGGCAATGAACCACAGAATGCCGTAGTCGACGGTCAGTTCCAGACCTGGGGACAACTCTTTCAGTACTGCCTGGCTTTTCGGACCGGCATACAGCACAGCGCTGGTTTCAACTTTGGCACCCGGAGCAGCGGTCAGTGTAGGACCGGTGTAACCGATGATGTAGTTGCCTTTGCTGTCTTTACGGGTCTGGACGATGTTGTTTTCGCCCTTGGCCGGAATCCACGCAGTCACGAAGTAGTGTTGCAGCCAGGCTACCCAACCACCGGTGACGGTTTCTTTCAGCTGTGCCTTGTCCATGTCCTTCATGGACACTTTCTTGTACGGCTCCGAACTTGTCCACAGGGCTGCGCCCAGGTAAGTCGCGGTGCCAGTAGCAGTAGTGGACGAAGGGTCAGCGCTGTTATCACGCTTCAACTGAGCAAACATTGCGCCGTTCCAGGGCTGAGCGCTCTGGTTATCCACAATGTAGGAAACGGCTACGTCATACAGGCCGCGTTTCAGGGTGAAACGCTTGATGTAATTGACGCCGTCCTTGCTGAACTTCAGGTCTACGACCAGTTGGTCCTGACCGTCAGCCAGTTGATAAGTCTTCTTCTCCGAGGAGTAGACCGGACGACCGGCCGGATTTGCGTCCGGGCCGTTGGTGCCGATCAGACCGCTTTGAGCCAGATAAACACGTTCGCCGCCGTTATCGAACAGCTGGAACGGAACATCAGGACGATCCTGACGACGTGGATACAGAGGCAAGGTCAGTTGAGCGACATCGCCACCTTGTGGATCGATTGCGAGATCGAGCACGTCGGTTTTGATCTGGATCAGATCCTTGCTGGCGGCTACCGGAGTTTCGGCAGGTGCGCTGGTATCGCTTGCGGCGCGCGGAATATCGTCACTGGCGGCAGCATTATTGCCAGTGGCGGTGTCCGGCAAACCGGATGTAGTCGTACTGGAAGCAACATTCTGAGTCGGCAGGGCAGCCTGACCATAGTCCTGGTTCCATTTAAGGACCATAACGTAGGCCACGATTGCCAGGGCGACGATCAGGATCGTGCGTTTGATATCCATGATTACTCGGCCATCGAAGAAGAACGGGAGGTAGGGATAGGTGGAACCGGGTCATAACCACCGGGATTCCACGGATGACAGCGACCTAAACGACGAAAGGCCAGCCAGCCACCGCGCAGAAGGCCATGATTTTCGATGGCTTCTAACGCGTAGCAGGAACAACTGGGGTAGAAACGACAGTGGTTGGCCATTAAAGGACTAATGGCATAGCGATAAAACTGGATCGGAACGAGGGCCAGTTTACGCATCTGGACTGTCTACCCCTACAGTTTCGGTTTTGACTTCTGGAACTGGCTTGCTGCGTGCCAGACGCTTCCAGAGCTTGCCGAAATGCTGAATCAATTCGGGGTTTTCTACATCGCCCAGACCTTTGCGCGCGACGATAACAATATCCCAGCCGACCAGTGAATCCTGGTGCAGACGGAACGATTCGCGCATCAAACGTTTGAGGCGATTGCGCTCAACGGAGAGCTTTACGCTCTTTTTCCCGATAACCAGCCCGAGACGGGGGTGATCAAGACCGTTGTTGCGTGCAAGGAGCAGGAGATTTTTCCCCGGAACCTTGCCGGTAGGGGAGTCAAAGACTGCCTTGAAATGCCGGGGAGTAAGCAGACGCTTTTCCCGACTGAAGTCCTGACTCACCTCCAGTACCGGATTATCAAACTGCCAGACGCGCACGACCTTTGGCGCGACGACGCGACAGGACTGCGCGGCCGTTCTTGGTAGCCATGCGAGCACGGAAACCGTGGGTACGAGCGCGTTTGATAGTGCTTGGTTGGAAAGTACGTTTCATGTCGTGTTACCTGGTTCGTCCACAACGGGCCGGAATGGCCCCCGTTTTAAGAGACCGGGGATTCTAGAGAAAGCAAGCCTTCAGGTCAATTTCCAACCAGCGTTTCCTTATAAATAGATCTCGAGGTGTTCTTTGCCTGATCAACTGCTTGCCATACATAAAAATAAAGAAGGGAATTATTTAAAGCTTTTCTGTAAAACTTATAAAAGCTAGGCACGCCTTCTTCTGTGGATAAGTGACACCAGGCCAGGTTTTTCCTGATGTACAGCGAATGACAACTACCGTGGAAAACCGTGTTCAGCCTGTGCTGCGCTGTCGGATAACCTGTGTGTGGAATGGCCTGTTATCCACAGGCAGGTTATCCACCGAGTTCAACCCCCAGTTGTCCAGTGCCCTTAGAGGCGGTTATCCACAGAGCTTATTCACACACCGTTGGTCGCCTTTTTCCGATTCAACGCATTGATAAATCATGGTCACCGGGCAACCTGCATGTGGATAAGTGGACGGCTCGCCGCTACAATGGCCGCTTGTTTTTGCCTCACCGGCTTTCAACTTAGGGGATATCCGTGTCAGTGGAACTTTGGCAGCAGTGCGTGGAGCTTTTGCGCGAGGAGCTGCCTGCCCAACAATTCAACACCTGGATCCGTCCACTACAGGTCGAAGCCGAAGGCGACGAGTTGCGCGTCTACGCACCGAACCGTTTTGTGCTGGACTGGGTCAACGAAAAGTACCTGGGCCGTGTCCTTGAACTGCTGGATGAGCATGGCAACGGCATGGCGCCTGCGCTTTCCTTATTAATAGGCAGCAAACGCAGTTCCGCTCCGCGTGCCGCACCGAATGCGCCGCTTGCAGCCGCGCAGGTTTCCCAGCAGGTCCAGGCAAATGCCACGCCTGTGAGTACGGCGGCACCCACCCAGGCGTCAGCGCCGGCAGCCAAGCGTTCGACGCAGAAAAGCCCCGAAGTCAGCGATGAACCGTCTCGCGACAGTTTCGATCCGATGTCCGGTGCCGCGTCGCAACAAGCTCCGGTCCGCGCTGAACAGCGCACCGTGCAGGTCGAAGGTGCGCTCAAGCACACCAGTTACCTGAACCGCACCTTCACCTTCGAAAACTTCGTCGAAGGTAAATCCAACCAGCTCGCCCGCGCGGCGGCCTGGCAGGTGGCGGATAACCCAAAGCACGGCTACAACCCTCTGTTCCTTTATGGCGGCGTTGGTCTGGGTAAAACCCACTTGATGCACGCGGTGGGCAACCATCTATTAAAGAAGAACCCGAATGCCAAGGTCGTGTACCTGCATTCCGAGCGTTTCGTCGCTGACATGGTCAAGGCGCTGCAACTGAACGCGATCAACGAGTTCAAGCGTTTCTACCGTTCGGTGGACGCCTTGCTGATCGACGACATTCAGTTCTTCGCTCGCAAAGAGCGTTCACAGGAAGAGTTTTTCCACACCTTCAACGCCCTGCTTGAAGGTGGCCAGCAGGTCATTCTCACCAGTGACCGCTACCCGAAAGAAATCGAAGGCCTTGAAGAGCGCCTCAAATCCCGCTTCGGCTGGGGCCTGACGGTGGCTGTCGAGCCGCCGGAACTGGAAACCCGCGTGGCGATCTTGATGAAAAAGGCCGACCAGGCCAAAGTCGACTTGCCGCACGACGCCGCGTTCTTCATCGCCCAGCGTATTCGTTCCAACGTCCGTGAGCTGGAAGGCGCGCTGAAACGCGTGATCGCCCACTCGCACTTCATGGGCCGTGACATCACCATCGAGCTGATTCGCGAATCCCTGAAAGACCTGTTGGCGTTGCAGGACAAACTGGTCTCTGTGGATAACATTCAGCGCACCGTCGCCGAGTACTACAAGATCAAGATCTCGGACCTGCTGTCCAAGCGTCGTTCGCGCTCGGTAGCGCGCCCGCGTCAGGTAGCCATGGCGTTGTCCAAGGAGCTGACCAACCACAGCCTGCCGGAAATCGGCGATGTGTTTGGCGGCCGCGACCACACCACCGTGTTGCACGCCTGCCGCAAGATCAACGAACTTAAGGAATCCGACGCGGACATCCGCGAGGACTACAAGAACCTGCTGCGTACACTGACTACTTGATGAACACCAGCGCAGCTTATTAAGGCAAGGGACTAGACCATGCATTTCACCATTCAACGCGAAGCCCTGTTGAAACCCCTGCAACTGGTCGCAGGCGTCGTCGAGCGTCGACAGACCTTGCCGGTACTGTCCAACGTGCTGTTGGTAGTCGAAGGCCAGCAACTGTCGCTGACCGGTACCGACCTGGAAGTCGAGCTCGTCGGTCGTGTGCAACTTGAAGAGCCTGCAGAAACAGGTTCCATCACCGTGCCTGCGCGCAAGCTGATGGACATCTGCAAAAGCCTGCCCAACGATGCACTGATCGACATCAAGGTCGACGAGCAGAAGCTGGTGGTGAAGGCGGGTCGTAGCCGTTTCACTCTGTCGACCCTGCCTGCCAACGATTTCCCGACCGTTGAAGAAGGCCCGGGCTCGCTGACTTGCAGCCTCGAGCAAAGCAAACTGCGTCGTTTGATCGAACGCACCAGCTTCGCCATGGCTCAGCAGGACGTGCGTTATTACCTCAACGGTATGCTGCTGGAAGTGTCCGAAGGCATCATCCGCGCCGTGGCCACCGACGGTCACCGTCTGGCCATGTGCTCGATGAAAGCCGATATCGGCCAGCCGGATCGCCACCAGGTGATCGTGCCGCGCAAAGGTATCCTTGAACTGGCGCGTCTGCTCACCGAGCCGGACGGCAACGTCAGCATCGTATTGGGCCAGCACCACATTCGCGCCACCACTGGCGAATTCACCTTCACTTCGAAACTGGTCGATGGCAAGTTCCCGGACTACGAGCGCGTACTGCCGAAGGGCGGCGACAAGCTGGTTTTGGGCGATCGTCAGGCCCTGCGCGAAGCGTTCAGCCGTACCGCGATTCTGTCCAACGAGAAATACCGTGGTATCCGTCTGCAACTGGCCAGCGGTCAGTTGAAGATCCAGGCCAACAACCCGGAACAGGAAGAAGCGGAAGAAGAAGTGGGCGTTGAATACAACGGCGGCTCGCTGGAAATCGGCTTCAACGTGAGCTACTTGCTCGACGTGCTGGGCGTGATGACCACCGAGCAGGTTCGTCTGATCCTGTCCGACTCCAACAGCAGTGCGCTGGTGCAAGAGTCCGACAACGACGATTCGGCTTACGTTGTCATGCCGATGCGTCTGTAATCAGCTGATCCTGGATGTCCTTAAGTCGTGTTTCGGTCACCGCGGTGCGCAATCTGCACCCGGTGACCTTCTCCCCTTCCCCCCGCATCAACATTCTTTACGGCGCCAACGGCAGCGGCAAAACCAGTGTTCTGGAAGCCATTCATCTGCTGGGGCTTGCCCGTTCGTTTCGTAGCACGCGGTTATTGCCGGTCATTCAGTACGAGCAACTCGCCTGCACCGTGTTCGGTCAGGTCGAATTAGCCGAGGGTGGCCATAGCGCATTAGGCATTTCGCGCGATCGTCAGGGCGAGTTCCAGATCCGCATCGACGGCCAGAACGCCCGCAGCGCTGCGCAACTGGCGGAGATTCTGCCATTGCAGTTGATCAACCCCGACAGCTTCCGTCTGCTCGAAGGCGCGCCGAAGATTCGCCGGCAGTTTCTCGACTGGGGCGTGTTCCACGTCGAACCACGGTTCATGGCCACCTGGCAGCGTTTGCAGAAGGCCCTGCGCCAGAGAAACTCTTGGCTGCGGCATGGTACACTTGACGCCGTTTCGCAAGCGGTTTGGGACAGGGAACTGTGCCAGGCCAGCGCTGAAATCGATGAATACCGCCGCGCCTACATCAAAGCCTTGAAACCAGTCTTTGAACAAACCTTGAGCGAACTGGTTGAGCTTGAAGGTTTGACGCTCAGCTATTACCGAGGCTGGGACAAAGACCGGGAATTGAGCGCCGTACTCGCCGGTTCCGTGCAACGGGACCAGCAAATGGGTCATACCCAGGCCGGACCGCAACGGGCTGATTTGCGTCTTAGATTGGGCGCACACAACGCCGCGGATATTTTGTCCCGGGGTCAGCAGAAGTTGGTGGTCTGTGCATTGCGGATTGCCCAGGGGCATCTGGTCAGCCAGGCCCGCCGCGGTCAGTGTATTTATCTGGTGGATGACTTGCCGTCCGAGCTGGACGAGAGCCACCGTCGCGCACTATGCCGCTTGCTGGAAGACTTACGCTGCCAGGTGTTCATCACCTGTGTAGATCACGAATTATTGAGGGAAGGCTGGCAGACGGAAACGCCAGTCGCTCTGTTCCACGTGGAACAGGGCCGTATCACCCAGACCCACGACCATCGGGAGTGAAGGCATTGAGCGAAGAAAATACGTACGACTCAACGAGCATTAAAGTGCTGAAAGGCCTGGATGCCGTACGCAAACGTCCCGGTATGTACATTGGTGACACCGACGATGGCAGCGGTCTGCACCACATGGTGTTCGAGGTGGTCGACAACTCGATCGACGAAGCCCTCGCCGGACACTGCGACGACATCAGCATCATCATCCACCCGGATGAGTCCATCACCGTTAAAGATAACGGCCGTGGCATCCCGGTAGACGTGCACAAAGAGGAAGGCGTTTCCGCCGCCGAGGTCATCATGACCGTCCTCCACGCTGGCGGTAAGTTCGACGACAACTCCTACAAAGTATCCGGCGGTCTGCACGGTGTGGGTGTGTCGGTAGTGAACGCACTGTCCGAAGAACTGGTTCTGACTGTTCGCCGCAGCGGCAAGATCTGGGAACAGACCTACGTCCACGGCGTACCTCAGGCACCGATGGCCATCGTTGGCGACAGCGAAACCACCGGTACCCAGATCCACTTCAAGGCTTCCAGCGAAACCTTCAAGAATATTCACTTCAGCTGGGACATCCTCGCCAAGCGCATTCGTGAACTGTCCTTCCTCAACTCCGGTGTTGGCATCGTCCTCAAGGATGAGCGCAGCGGCAAGGAAGAGCTGTTCAAGTACGAAGGCGGTTTGCGTGCGTTCGTTGAATACCTGAACACCAACAAGACTGCGGTCAACCAGGTGTTCCACTTCAACATCCAGCGTGAAGACGGCATCGGCGTGGAAATCGCCCTGCAGTGGAACGACAGCTTCAACGAGAACCTGTTGTGCTTCACCAACAACATTCCGCAGCGCGACGGCGGTACTCACCTGGTGGGCTTCCGTTCGGCACTGACGCGTAACCTGAACAACTACATCGAGCAGGAAGGTCTGGC includes:
- a CDS encoding TonB-dependent siderophore receptor produces the protein MRLPTFRQRFSYHCIAYSLLMTSAASCLVISHNAVAASVVQRYAIAAGPLDNALSQFASASNVILSFSPQQTGRMRSAGLNGSFTVDQGFAELLQGSGLQAVPQAPGSYILQALPNGDSLELAPTNINGQLANPMNLDYAADVGYKAQNSRIGTKTSTPLSETPRSVSVVTAQRMKDQKSQTLTEVLGYVPGIFAPPFAAGDSLAGDLFYIRGFNATDYGYGLLRDGLRVQGNRYDTSTEPYGLERVEVFRGPSSLLYGENAPGGLVNLVSKRPTAAPQGEVQLGYGSNNRRQIGVDVSGPLNDSGNVLGRVVMLGRKSDTQTDHVPDDRIYIAPSLTLNFDDYNTLTLLANYQKDHTNMELGLPAAGTLLTNPNGKLSKGSMLGDPDWNTFERETWSTGYEFSHSFNDDWQFRQNSRYMQSRITRHETWPGNLNNAGFGTRLNMTAYDRFNKSMVYSLDNQLEGKFQVGGLENTVLFGASYDRTSFNQDWNAGIVGPIDVYNPVYLRDPTTPIAVQNTLLEQQMKGVYAQIQSKYDHWLFLLGGRQDWVDSDFRDKVAQSSDISSEDKKFTYQGGVMYQFDNGMTPYVSYSTSFVPVQQISNAGAPLDPITSSQYEVGLKYEPIGWDTAFTASVYDLRKKDDTYFDATTSSYRQVGESRSKGVELELNSNLTQNLNVTAAYTYTDARITKDAATSLVKGHQMTGVPRNQASVWGKYRFLDGDLKGLYVGGGVRYFDSAFAYTSPSLYGKLDAGDVTLVDAAIGYQIDTHWSVDLNAKNLFDKEYVSGCNDAGRCYWGEDRTLLGTVSYNW
- the mnmE gene encoding tRNA uridine-5-carboxymethylaminomethyl(34) synthesis GTPase MnmE — protein: MSVPRETIAAVATAQGRGGVGIVRISGPLASVAAKAISGRELKPRYAHYGAFFSDDQQVLDEGLALYFPGPNSFTGEDVLELQGHGGPIVLDMLLKRCLELGCRLARPGEFSERAFLNDKLDLAQAEAIADLIEASSAQAARNALRSLQGAFSQRVHNLTEQLIGLRIYVEAAIDFPEEEIDFLADGHVLSMLDKVRDELSTVLREAGQGALLRDGMTVVIAGRPNAGKSSLLNALAGREAAIVTEIAGTTRDILREHIHIDGMPLHVVDTAGLRDTDDQVEKIGVERALKAIGEADRVLLVVDATAPEALDPFALWPEFLETRPDPAKVTLIRNKADLTGEAIVLETSEDGHVTISLSAKSAGEGLDLLRDHLKACMGYEQTSESSFSARRRHLEALRHASAALEHGRAQLTLAGAGELLAEDLRQAQHSLGEITGAFSSDDLLGRIFSSFCIGK
- the yidC gene encoding membrane protein insertase YidC; translated protein: MDIKRTILIVALAIVAYVMVLKWNQDYGQAALPTQNVASSTTTSGLPDTATGNNAAASDDIPRAASDTSAPAETPVAASKDLIQIKTDVLDLAIDPQGGDVAQLTLPLYPRRQDRPDVPFQLFDNGGERVYLAQSGLIGTNGPDANPAGRPVYSSEKKTYQLADGQDQLVVDLKFSKDGVNYIKRFTLKRGLYDVAVSYIVDNQSAQPWNGAMFAQLKRDNSADPSSTTATGTATYLGAALWTSSEPYKKVSMKDMDKAQLKETVTGGWVAWLQHYFVTAWIPAKGENNIVQTRKDSKGNYIIGYTGPTLTAAPGAKVETSAVLYAGPKSQAVLKELSPGLELTVDYGILWFIAQPIFWLLQHIHAIVGNWGWSIIFLTMLIKGLFFPLSAASYKSMARMRAVAPKLAALKEQHGDDRQKMSQAMMELYKKEKINPLGGCLPILVQMPVFLSLYWVLLESVEMRQAPFMLWITDLSIKDPFFILPIIMGATMFIQQQLNPTPPDPMQAKVMKMMPIIFTFFFLWFPAGLVLYWVVNNCLSITQQWYITRKIERATKAAA
- the yidD gene encoding membrane protein insertion efficiency factor YidD; its protein translation is MRKLALVPIQFYRYAISPLMANHCRFYPSCSCYALEAIENHGLLRGGWLAFRRLGRCHPWNPGGYDPVPPIPTSRSSSMAE
- the rnpA gene encoding ribonuclease P protein component, whose product is MSQDFSREKRLLTPRHFKAVFDSPTGKVPGKNLLLLARNNGLDHPRLGLVIGKKSVKLSVERNRLKRLMRESFRLHQDSLVGWDIVIVARKGLGDVENPELIQHFGKLWKRLARSKPVPEVKTETVGVDSPDA
- the rpmH gene encoding 50S ribosomal protein L34; this encodes MKRTFQPSTIKRARTHGFRARMATKNGRAVLSRRRAKGRARLAV
- the dnaA gene encoding chromosomal replication initiator protein DnaA, whose amino-acid sequence is MSVELWQQCVELLREELPAQQFNTWIRPLQVEAEGDELRVYAPNRFVLDWVNEKYLGRVLELLDEHGNGMAPALSLLIGSKRSSAPRAAPNAPLAAAQVSQQVQANATPVSTAAPTQASAPAAKRSTQKSPEVSDEPSRDSFDPMSGAASQQAPVRAEQRTVQVEGALKHTSYLNRTFTFENFVEGKSNQLARAAAWQVADNPKHGYNPLFLYGGVGLGKTHLMHAVGNHLLKKNPNAKVVYLHSERFVADMVKALQLNAINEFKRFYRSVDALLIDDIQFFARKERSQEEFFHTFNALLEGGQQVILTSDRYPKEIEGLEERLKSRFGWGLTVAVEPPELETRVAILMKKADQAKVDLPHDAAFFIAQRIRSNVRELEGALKRVIAHSHFMGRDITIELIRESLKDLLALQDKLVSVDNIQRTVAEYYKIKISDLLSKRRSRSVARPRQVAMALSKELTNHSLPEIGDVFGGRDHTTVLHACRKINELKESDADIREDYKNLLRTLTT
- the dnaN gene encoding DNA polymerase III subunit beta, with product MHFTIQREALLKPLQLVAGVVERRQTLPVLSNVLLVVEGQQLSLTGTDLEVELVGRVQLEEPAETGSITVPARKLMDICKSLPNDALIDIKVDEQKLVVKAGRSRFTLSTLPANDFPTVEEGPGSLTCSLEQSKLRRLIERTSFAMAQQDVRYYLNGMLLEVSEGIIRAVATDGHRLAMCSMKADIGQPDRHQVIVPRKGILELARLLTEPDGNVSIVLGQHHIRATTGEFTFTSKLVDGKFPDYERVLPKGGDKLVLGDRQALREAFSRTAILSNEKYRGIRLQLASGQLKIQANNPEQEEAEEEVGVEYNGGSLEIGFNVSYLLDVLGVMTTEQVRLILSDSNSSALVQESDNDDSAYVVMPMRL